From the genome of Deltaproteobacteria bacterium:
ACGACGGGCGGCGTCAAAGTGGACAACGCTAGCGTAACCGCCGTGGATATTGCCACCGATAACGGCGTGATACACGTTATCGACAGCGTGGTGATGCCCAAGTAGCCAAGCGGTGTTTATGGGCTGGGTGCGGGCCGTTTCGCTGAAAACACAGTATTCGCAATACGGCCTACATTCAACCGTCGTGCGGCTGCCACGAGCGCCGCAGGATCTGAATAACCTGCACTTCATTGGTCTTGGGGCTCAAATTGAGTGGTTACCAACGCGTCATCCAAAAAACGCTTGTGCTCGTCGGAAATACGCTGACAGTGATTGGCTGCCTCGGTCTTGCACTTGGGTCGCTAGGAATCATTGACCCGGAAATTTTCGCCATAGAAATTTCGTCGGGTGTGCGCGTCATCGGTTCCGTGGCGATAGCTGGCTGTCTACTAAGCGCGATCGGCTACGGCATCTTGGATCTTCAGGAGCGGTAAAACTAGGGAGTAAACGACTATGTTTCGAAAATCAGATTTCTTCATCCTCCTCGCGGTAATGATTTCGTTCTTTGTGTCCGCCTATTTGTGGTTCGTGCTGAAAGATCGTGAGCAGGCAATTTTTTCAGCTATCTGGATTCCCTCGATCTTTGGCTTCGGCATCTATTTCAAGCTTGCCGCCTTGCTGGGGAGGAATCCCTAATGGTCTTCGATCTATTGATTACCGGCGCCTTGGTATTTGCCTTGTTGCTGATTGGGCTGGCATTCACGGTCGTCGAATTCCGGAAGTTGAATAAATGATATGCATTTATTGATGCACTCGAGTCTGCGCTGACCCTCAGGGTCAGCGCTTTTTCATTTCGTCGGGCTCGCTACGATGACTGGATTTGGGCCGGTATGTGTGCTCTCCAACGCCGCTTCCGTTTTACGGAACAGCGATGCTTGCTATAGCCTAGAGAGTGCACTGAAGTTATGCGGTCCACTCCTGAAGGGGGTTCATCGCTGCAATACGAGGCCCGCATTTCGCCACCGCTCCGACCTCCTCATAGCTCTTCCCCGTTCGACAGCAAAGTAAAGGCGTCTGATTGGGAATGCGCGCACACATTTGGTCGCCGTCTCGCGGGTAATCAAAGCGAGGGGCGTCCGATTTATCGCTGTGATTGTGTGATTGCCGCCATCGCGGTTGGGTAGCGATTCGCACGGGTCACTCGACGTGTTTGCGACGGAAGAGGTTCAGGCGTGGTCCTCGTAAACTTCTGGGATGCAGTCTAGAACTTGCCGAACTTCAAGTACGCTCCCCGCGGATCCATGCCAACTCCTTGGAACGTAAACTCCACCTGGCAGCGTCAATTGGGCAAAGTCGTATGTGCTAAACGCCGAGCTCTGATCACGCCTGGAACATCTGTGCGGCATCAAGGGTTCGCACAGCGCAACGCCGGAAACCTCACCGGACAATTCAATCGCTACTGGAACTCAAATGGACTATGTACTCATCGTGCATGCTGTTAAGGACTACCCGGCCTGGAAGAAGATCTTTGACGACGCAGCCATCCTTCGCAAGGAAGCAGGAGAGGAGATGTACTACGTTCTCCATGCCGAGAATGACTCCAACAGAATCATTCACTTCTCGCGGCGGGCATCAATCGCCAAGGCCAAAGCCTTCTTCGAGTCGCCGCGCCTGGTGGAGATTCGCCGTCAAGCCGGCGTCGAAGCTCCGGAGTTCAACTACCTGCACCTTCTTGAGCGGGGCGACCTTTGATGATGATCACGGGGGATCGCTCAAGTGAGATCGGCACTGGCGTTCCGTCAAGCTCAGGTAGTCCGCCGATGCGCGCCCAGGTATTCAACTGTTGCCACGGCGGCGTCAAAGTGGGGACGCCATGCTCGTCCGTCGCCCAATCCCAATGGATCGGCTTGCCTCCCTTTGCGGCCTCGATGATCTTGCCGTCAGCAAAGACACTGCACGCAGTGTCCTGCACGCAGCGGAAGTCCCTCGGCGTGAGCACGACAACTGCGGAAGGATTGTTCTTCAGCATCGCTTCCGCACCGCCTCAGGGCGTCTTGTGACAGATACCCCCGAGCGTCGTGACTAGGCCGGTCATTTCCGCGTGAGCTGCCCAATAGTCACTCATCGCTGACGGGACTTCGCAAGCGGCAGCAGCGCACCCAGATCGATGGCCATTCCCATCTGAAGATAGCCCAAGCGGTTGGGATGGAGCTTGTCGCCCTCGCCTCCGGTGGTGGTGTTGTGTACGAACGGCGTGCGCAGGGCGCCGGTCTCGGCGTCTCCGATCGCATGGTCGAAGTCGATGACCGCATCGAACAGGTCGCTGGATCGAATGAAATCGTTGAGTTGCCGGCGTTGGTCATCCTGCTCCGCCGAGCCGTGGGCCGGTAGTGTGGCGCCAAGAGCGGGAGGCAAAGTGGCACCCAGCAAGCGCGCGGCGGGCAGCTTGGTGCGCATGCGTCGAATGCTATCGATCATGACAGACCTCACTCTATCCGCGCCCGCGCTACCGTTGCGGCTGAAGTCGTTGATGCCCTCCAGCCAAATTACCGCCCCGACACCCGAGAGCGCAAGCACGTCGCGTTCGAGTCGCTGCGCGGCTGACGGGCCTCCAGGAAAGGGTTTGCTGGCGTCATACTCCGCGGGTCCCGCGACCTGATTGCCGCCAATGCCCGCGTTGAGTACGGCAATACGGTTGCCGTGGTGCGCGCGAAGGCGGCGCGCCAGCACGTCGGGCCAGCGGTCGTCGCCGTTTAGGGTTGAAAGCGTTCCATCGGTGATGGAGTCGCCGAAACACACGACTGCGAAAGCATCCTCTGCTGCTTCCATATCGATGGCGTCAAGAAAGTACCAAGACGTGGTGGTGATGGGGAACTGCGTTTCGCCTTCGTCTGCACCATGAGCCCCTGCGCCGGGATAACTCAAGTAGGAGGTCTGCAGCGCCTTGGCATGCCAGGTCATGGGCCCGCTCTCGCTGGGGACATGAAAACTTACCGCCAGGCGACGCCCCGCCAATAGTGACTCATTAGGTTGCGCCGCGAAAGGCAAGACAACCGGATCGCTCCACACCCATGTCCCGATAGGCACGCGCACGCCAGTCTGTCCCGCGAAAGTGACCTGTCGATTCGAACCCGGAACCAGCGTGGCGGCGCTCGCTTGCAGTCCCACGTAAACACCGTCCAGTTCGAG
Proteins encoded in this window:
- a CDS encoding antibiotic biosynthesis monooxygenase, which gives rise to MDYVLIVHAVKDYPAWKKIFDDAAILRKEAGEEMYYVLHAENDSNRIIHFSRRASIAKAKAFFESPRLVEIRRQAGVEAPEFNYLHLLERGDL
- a CDS encoding Ldh family oxidoreductase; the protein is MLKNNPSAVVVLTPRDFRCVQDTACSVFADGKIIEAAKGGKPIHWDWATDEHGVPTLTPPWQQLNTWARIGGLPELDGTPVPISLERSPVIIIKGRPAQEGAGS
- a CDS encoding lysophospholipase, which codes for LAFPEPGVGARNQSFRLMVAPTLWGRQARLRFSNALGTRPLELDGVYVGLQASAATLVPGSNRQVTFAGQTGVRVPIGTWVWSDPVVLPFAAQPNESLLAGRRLAVSFHVPSESGPMTWHAKALQTSYLSYPGAGAHGADEGETQFPITTTSWYFLDAIDMEAAEDAFAVVCFGDSITDGTLSTLNGDDRWPDVLARRLRAHHGNRIAVLNAGIGGNQVAGPAEYDASKPFPGGPSAAQRLERDVLALSGVGAVIWLEGINDFSRNGSAGADRVRSVMIDSIRRMRTKLPAARLLGATLPPALGATLPAHGSAEQDDQRRQLNDFIRSSDLFDAVIDFDHAIGDAETGALRTPFVHNTTTGGEGDKLHPNRLGYLQMGMAIDLGALLPLAKSRQR